Proteins from a single region of Psilocybe cubensis strain MGC-MH-2018 chromosome 3, whole genome shotgun sequence:
- a CDS encoding putative ATP-dependent RNA helicase DHX35 translates to MLYRKYRVDFWRPTFYRCTPDIIECHGPPSSLFTVSVATLKRTTKPNPMPLTIWKPGTLGPGSLVDRETVNEGHVVPYAPAATNPYSIRATTESLPIFKHQKNLLYCVERYGVVIVVGQTGCGKTTQLPQYLYRTGWADEGRVIACTQPRRVAATSVATRVAQEMRTELGKKVGYTVRFENLSDPQETRILYMTDGMLFRETLMDPLLSRYSVIMVDEAHERSIHTDLLLGILRKQVSLKRPSLRIIVSSATLDATKFFDYFSEGGGKDEVTIVSLEGRMYPVEVAYLQEPVADYVSKAAETVWNINLKQGPGDILVFLTGREEIDRCLQELSDMLPLLPATATRLLPLPLHAGLTTDEQLQIFNSAPPGTRKAIISTNIAEASVTIEGVKFVVDSGFVKIRVYNPTSGLASLATVPVSAASATQRAGRAGRTSPGICYRLYPMSSFKNLPLTTPPEITRTDMTTPILQLKSLGIDDLVKFDWVSAPPAETVLRALEGLYAAGMIDDTGKLTEMGEQVSECPVEVNIAKMLFSSKEYKCGEEILTIAAMTAVQDVFVIPDGAPGALAELERRKFTAQEGDHFTLLNAYNAFTKSRRDASWCKSHALSYRAMHRVSTIRQQLHSYMKRFHLPTESCEGDAKRLAKCLVSGYWRNGARWCADGTYRSVRGNMILHVHPSSVLFTRKPRTGWVIFHEMEETKKPQIRILTEIEPDCLVGHFSMSNVESYDSYDELNDARYVKFPVPPLQSIFYGISGSTPRPGFFAILFEALCLNNQRRRSLFLAVIFTSIIFLVSLREYIPSAEFLDSMVPTSALDFIAAESHNLTTTPFTNVAEPVVFTLIMWSEDSAFEGAILIKSIILYNTRPSDIHIICDDSAEKIIRSRLELVQYPLHRIRVWFYKPSWQSMLDRIHREGTLATDHPAGLPGLMKLFIQEILPPTVKKGIFVDTDAIFISDPSLLWDVFTTLKPETAFVMGSHPDQVAPDWNDASKICSCIMLLNLDKLRALRLMDSSAYRALDDFPALSPEAFKAKYGEPSGEDGRYNNVHLGDQGYWWAIVDFRPDLFEPLSYDYEVTTCLLDTYSAGLGDDAITEEEELSRQSHVKGTPQEGHVVLPKILHFNCLHGSARYYEWPGWSNPEEGWNIRWGSAVAYHKGYKWIWLNQGKNDHPEHKIEMFAIENITFADEMLLYNDTAQASPESLVAN, encoded by the exons ATGCTCTACCGCAAGTATAGGGTCG ACTTTTGGAGGCCTACCTTCTATAGGTGTACTCCAGATATCATTGAAT GTCACGGCCCGCCATCATCATTGTTCACAGTTTCAGTTGCAACCTTGAAGCGGACGACAAAACCAAACCCAATGCCATTGACCATCTGGAAACCGGGAACACTAGGTCCTGGAAGTTTGGTTGACCGGGAGACAGTCAACGAAGGACATGTGGTACCCTACGCACCAGCGGCAACCAACCCGTACTCGATCCGTGCCACAACAGAAAGTTTACCGATCTTCAAACATC AAAAGAATCTATTATACTGTGTGGAAAGATACGGTGTTGTAATAGTCGTAGGCCAGACTGGATGTGGAAAGACTACTC AACTTCCTCAGTATCTTTATCGCACTGGATGGGCAGACGAAGGAAGAGTTATTGCATGCACGCAACCTCGACGCGTCGCAGCGACGTCTGTTGCTACTCGTGTTGCGCAAGAAATGAGAACTGAGCTTGGTAAAAAG GTTGGGTACACAGTTCGGTTCGAGAATCTCAGTGACCCGCAGGAAACTCGTATTCTTTACATGACGGATGGTATGCTGTTCCGAGAAACTCTCATGGATCCATTGCTGAGCCGGTACAGCGTGATCATG GTTGACGAAGCTCATGAACGTAGTATACACACAGATCTCTTGCTTGGGATTCTTAGAAAGCAAGTTTCCTTG AAACGACCTTCCCTTCGAATTATCGTCTCATCTGCAACGCTGGATGCCACCAAATTCTTCGATTACTTTTCAGAAGGGGGTGGCAAGGACGAAGTCACCATTGTTAGTCTGGAGGGTCGCATGTATCCTGTGGAAGTCGCGTATCTACAAGAACCCGTCGCCGATTACGTTAGTAAAGCTGCTGAAACAGTCTGGAATATTAACCTGAAG CAAGGCCCTGGTGACATCTTAGTTTTCTTGACTGGAAGGGAAGAGATCGACAGATGTCTTCAGGAATTGTCAGACATGCTTCCTCT CTTACCTGCCACAGCAACGCGTCTCTTGCCTTTGCCTCTTCACGCGGGTCTCACCACAGATGAACAGTTACAGATTTTCAATTCAGCTCCTCCTGGAACTCGAAAAGCTATTATTTCTACCAACATTGCCGAA GCCAGTGTAACGATAGAGGGTGTCAAATTTGTTGTGGATAGTGGTTTTGTCAAG ATACGCGTTTACAACCCAACAAGTGGGCTTGCATCACTGGCAACTGTTCCTGTTTCCGCCGCATCGGCTACCCAGCGCGCTGGACGGGCAGGTCGAACCTCCCCTGGTATATGTTACAGGCTATATCCCATGTCATCATTTAAAAATCTGCCTTTGACAACGCCACCCGAAATCACCAGAACGGACATGACCACACCCATTCTTCAGCTCAAGTCCCTTGGAATTGATGACCTTGTGAAGTTTGATTGGGTATCTGCTCCTCCTGCCGAAACCGTGCTCAGAGCATTGGAGGGACTGTACGCTGCTGGGATGATTGACGATACTGGAAAACTAACTGAAATGGGCGAACAAGTATCGGAGTGCCCGGTTGAGGTTAACATTGccaaaatg TTGTTTAGCTCCAAAGAGTATAAATGTGGCGAGGAAATACTTACTATCGCTGCTATGACGGCCGTTCAG GATGTATTCGTCATTCCAGACGGTGCACCAGGAGCGTTGGCTGAATTGGAGAGAAGGAAGTTTACTGCTCAAGAAGGG GATCATTTCACATTGCTAAATG CTTACAATGCGTTCACCAAGTCTCGTCGAGATGCGTCGTGGTGCAAATCCCACGCATTGTCGTATAGAGCAATGCATCGTGTCAGTACAATCCGGCAACAATTACATTCGTATATGAAGCGCTTCCATCTACCAACCGAAAGCTGCGAAGGCGACGCGAAGAGACTAGCAAAATGTCTCGTGAGTGGATATTGGCGAAACGGCGCCCGTTGGTGTGCCGATGGGACTTATAGATCTGTCAGAGGCAATATG ATTCTACATGTTCATCCCTCGTCGGTGCTGTTTACAAGGAAACCCAGGACAGGATGGGTTATCTTCCACGAGATggaagaaacaaagaaaccACA AATTCGCATTCTCACCGAAATTGAGCCAGATTG TTTGGTGGGTCATTTCTCTATGTCGAACGTTGAGTCTTACGACTCATATGATGAGCTCAATGACGCCAGGTATGTGAAATTCCCTGTACCGCCGTTACAATCTATATTTTATGGAATATCTGGCAGCACACCTAGGCCTGGTTTCTTCGCCATCCTCTTCGAAGCTCTCTGCCTCAATAATCAACGACGTAGATCGTTGTTTTTGGCGGTTATCTTTACTTCCATAATCTTTCTTGTCTCCCTAAGAGAATACATTCCCTCGGCGGAATTTCTCGATAGCATGGTCCCAACGTCGGCCCTCGACTTCATTGCTGCAGAGAGCCATAACCTTACAACAACGCCTTTCACCAACGTGGCTGAGCCAGTTGTTTTTACACTTATTATGTGGTCAGAAGACTCGGCGTTTGAAGGCGCAATTTTAATCAAG TCCATCATTCTTTACAACACTAGACCATCTGACATTCACATCATCTGCGATGATTCTGCAGAAAAAATAATCAGGTCTCGACTTGAATTGGTTCAATATCCTCTTCACCGCATTCGGGTTTGGTTCTACAAACCATCTTGGCAGAGCATGCTTGACCGCATCCATCGGGAGGGTACACTGGCTACGGATCATCCAGCTGGTCTAC CTGGGCTGATGAAATTGTTCATACAGGAAATTCTTCCACCAACAGTGAAGAAGGGCATATTTGTTGACACTGACGCTATTTTTATAAGCGATCCATCGTTACTTTGGGATGTTTTCACTACACTAAAACCTGAAACAGCGTTCGTCATGGGCAGTCATCCAGATCAAGTCGCCCCAGATTGGAATGACGCATCCAAAATCTGTTCTTGTATCATGCTGCTTAACTTGGACAAGTTAAGGGCGTTGCGGTTGATGGACTCCAGTGCTTATCGTGCACTCGACGATTTTCCGGCACTGTCTCCTGAAGCTTTTAAAGCTAAATATGGCGAGCCAAGTGGCGAGGATGGGCGCTACAATAATGTGCATTTAGGAGATCAGGGATACTGGTGGGCTATAGTAGATTTTCGTCCTGACCTCTTCGAGCCTTTGTCCTACGACTACGAGGTCACGACTTGCTTATTGGACACGTATTCGGCTGGTCTTGGAGACGATGCAataacagaagaagaagaattatCTCGTCAATCTCATGTCAAAGGCACGCCCCAAGAG GGGCATGTTGTTCTCCCCAAGATACTCCACTT TAACTGTTTACATGGATCTGCGCGATATTACGAATGGCCCGGGTGGTCAAATCCTGAAGAAGGATGGAACATACGCTGGGGATCCGCTGTTGCTTACCACAAAGGTTACAAATGGATATGGCTTAATCAAGGGAAGAATGACCATCCTGAACACAAAATCGAGATGTTTGCAATAGAAAACATCACATTCGCAGATGAAATGTTGCTATATAACGATACGGCTCAGGCAAGCCCGGAATCCTTGGTGGCAAATTGA
- a CDS encoding Multiprotein-bridging factor 1, which yields MDDWDTKVVIGSKRNVAKVTKKDSDLNGSVVATDKKISAGGNKAHQGTDHQRIAKLDRENEVAPPAKVAPSVGRAIQDARLELKLSQKDVAQKVNEKPSVIQDYESSKAIPNPQILGKLERVLGVKLRGSDIGKKLSELKKS from the exons ATGGACGATTGGGATACCAAAGTTGTCATTGGCTCCAAGCGCAACGTCGCAAAGGTCACCAAGAAGGATTCCGACCTCAATG GTTCGGTTGTCGCCACCgataaaaaaatatctgctGGCGGAAACAAGGCCCACCAAG GCACCGACCATCAGCGTATAGCCAAACTTGACAGAGAGAACGAAGTCGCCCCTCCAGCTAAAGTTGCACCCTCAGTTGGACGA GCAATTCAAGACGCCCGCCTTGAGCTCAAGCTTTCGCAAAAGGACGTCGCTCAGAAAGTTAACGAGAAACCTTCAGTTATCCAGGATTACGAATCAAGTAAAGCTATTCCTAATCCTCAGATTCTTGGTAAACTTGAGCGGGTTCTCGGCGTCAAACTTCGGG GCTCCGACATTGGGAAAAAGCTGTCAGAGCTCAAGAAATCATAG